A single window of Natronocella acetinitrilica DNA harbors:
- a CDS encoding sensor histidine kinase, which produces MSLRWVLIFQVLAPLLAAMLVFTFIGLRTLEVALEKRLQEDVELVARAVRLPISHSLERGQQADVRQALESVFRIGRVYGAYVYDTEGDLVAAVGAVNPAPRTRDVARMAAEGERQGAYQQIQGQEVYSYFLPLSDSGGRISGLLQVTRRGSDFQNLVSSLRWQAGLVILLAGGLMSLMVLVGHRRAIGRHFEVLIGNMARVEAGDRKHRADEDGPLEIRRLTRALNTMLDAVDQAQREVAERREAQGRLEEQLRQAEKLAAIGRLASGVAHELGTPLSVIDGKAQRGLRRSDVDDDRAATLKQIRGEVARMEHIVRQLLEFGRARNRNLRDTTLGVLVAAAAGALEPLFNEHDAVLDLRPPLPDPPVLADPVRLEQVLVNLLRNAIQAGARNLRVEWEPDGEDGVLLQVHDDGPGVSEQDRPRLFEPFFTTKSVGEGTGLGLSVVHGIVQEHGGEIRVIDSETLGGACFLINLPLHAADAGQEERHEQQGEKQTS; this is translated from the coding sequence TTGAGTCTTCGCTGGGTACTCATTTTCCAGGTTCTGGCGCCACTGCTGGCCGCGATGCTCGTGTTCACTTTCATCGGGCTGCGCACCCTGGAAGTGGCCCTGGAGAAACGGCTGCAGGAGGATGTGGAGCTGGTGGCCCGGGCGGTACGGCTGCCCATCAGCCACAGCCTGGAGCGCGGCCAGCAGGCCGATGTGCGGCAGGCGCTGGAGTCGGTGTTCCGCATCGGGCGTGTCTACGGGGCCTATGTGTACGACACGGAGGGTGACCTGGTTGCGGCGGTTGGTGCGGTCAATCCGGCACCGCGTACCCGGGATGTGGCGCGCATGGCTGCCGAAGGCGAGCGCCAGGGCGCCTACCAGCAGATCCAGGGCCAGGAGGTGTACTCGTATTTCCTGCCACTGTCTGACAGCGGCGGTCGCATCAGCGGCCTGTTGCAGGTAACCCGGCGAGGCAGTGATTTCCAGAACCTGGTGTCCTCCCTGCGCTGGCAGGCCGGCTTGGTCATCCTGCTGGCCGGCGGCTTGATGAGCCTGATGGTGCTGGTCGGTCATCGTCGTGCCATCGGGCGCCATTTCGAGGTTCTTATAGGCAACATGGCCCGAGTCGAGGCGGGGGACCGGAAGCATCGCGCCGACGAGGATGGCCCGCTGGAGATACGCCGCCTGACCCGGGCCCTGAACACCATGCTGGATGCGGTGGATCAGGCGCAGCGTGAGGTGGCCGAGCGTCGCGAGGCGCAAGGGCGACTTGAGGAGCAGCTTCGTCAGGCCGAGAAGCTCGCCGCCATCGGACGGCTGGCCTCTGGTGTGGCCCATGAATTGGGTACCCCGTTGAGCGTTATCGACGGCAAGGCCCAGCGGGGCCTGCGCCGCAGCGACGTCGATGATGACCGCGCCGCGACATTGAAACAGATCCGTGGGGAAGTGGCGCGGATGGAGCACATCGTGCGTCAACTCCTGGAGTTCGGCCGAGCCCGCAACAGGAACCTGCGTGACACCACATTGGGCGTTCTGGTGGCGGCAGCGGCCGGCGCGCTGGAGCCGCTTTTCAACGAACACGACGCCGTGCTCGATCTGCGCCCGCCATTGCCCGACCCACCGGTCCTCGCCGATCCCGTCCGCCTGGAGCAGGTGCTGGTGAACCTGCTGCGCAATGCCATTCAGGCCGGCGCACGAAACCTGCGGGTGGAGTGGGAACCGGACGGCGAGGACGGTGTGCTGCTGCAGGTGCATGACGACGGGCCGGGTGTGTCCGAGCAGGATCGTCCGCGCTTGTTCGAGCCGTTTTTCACCACCAAGTCGGTGGGTGAAGGCACCGGTCTGGGTCTGTCCGTGGTCCATGGCATCGTTCAGGAGCACGGCGGCGAGATTCGTGTCATCGACAGCGAGACCCTGGGCGGTGCCTGTTTCTTAATCAATCTGCCACTGCATGCGGCGGATGCTGGCCAAGAGGAGCGCCATGAGCAGCAAGGCGAAAAGCAGACAAGCTGA
- a CDS encoding DUF4168 domain-containing protein codes for MKKFSTRAALVPLLSGLLLSPLAMAQSTDDGMDESERAIMEEQGEEFESAQLEQFADAYVEVGEIHNEYSQLLQEVESTEQAQDLQQEANDEMVQAIQDSGLEVQEYSAIAAALERDPEMRQEVVSMIESRQ; via the coding sequence ATGAAGAAGTTCAGCACGCGTGCCGCTCTCGTTCCCCTGTTGTCCGGGTTGCTGCTCTCGCCCCTGGCCATGGCACAGTCCACCGACGACGGGATGGACGAGTCCGAACGGGCCATCATGGAAGAGCAGGGTGAAGAGTTCGAAAGCGCCCAGCTGGAACAGTTCGCTGACGCCTACGTTGAAGTTGGCGAGATTCACAATGAGTACTCGCAGCTCTTGCAGGAGGTTGAGTCCACCGAGCAGGCTCAGGATCTGCAGCAGGAAGCCAACGACGAAATGGTCCAGGCCATTCAGGACAGCGGACTCGAGGTCCAGGAATACTCGGCCATCGCCGCCGCCCTGGAGCGCGACCCGGAGATGCGTCAGGAAGTCGTCTCCATGATCGAGTCGCGTCAGTAA
- the fabA gene encoding 3-hydroxyacyl-[acyl-carrier-protein] dehydratase FabA, which yields MNHSSFAYEDLLACAEGRLFGPGNPQLPKPNMLMLDRITTINDQGGAHGKGEILAELDIHPGLWFFDCHFQNDPVMPGCLGLDAMWQLVGFFLGWKGGQGRGRALGAGEVKFTGQVLPDAKLVTYRIDMKRVIMRKLVMGIADAELDVDGTVIYRAKDLRVGLFHSPEAMQG from the coding sequence ATGAACCACAGCAGCTTCGCCTATGAGGATCTACTGGCCTGCGCGGAAGGGCGCTTGTTTGGCCCGGGCAACCCACAGTTGCCCAAGCCCAACATGCTGATGCTCGATCGCATCACCACGATCAATGATCAGGGCGGCGCACACGGCAAGGGTGAGATTCTGGCTGAACTGGATATCCACCCCGGCCTGTGGTTTTTCGACTGTCATTTCCAGAATGATCCGGTGATGCCTGGTTGTCTCGGCCTGGATGCAATGTGGCAGCTCGTGGGCTTTTTCCTGGGATGGAAAGGCGGCCAGGGACGAGGGCGGGCACTGGGTGCCGGTGAGGTGAAGTTCACCGGACAGGTGCTGCCCGATGCCAAACTGGTGACATACCGAATCGACATGAAGCGTGTCATCATGCGCAAGCTGGTCATGGGCATAGCGGATGCAGAACTGGACGTGGACGGCACCGTCATCTACCGCGCCAAGGATCTTCGCGTTGGTCTGTTCCATTCGCCCGAGGCCATGCAGGGTTAG
- the fabB gene encoding beta-ketoacyl-ACP synthase I: MRRVVITGLGITSCLGTDRASVIDSLRHGRSGIRFKQAYADLGLRSQVAGVVDLDIEGRIDRKQRRFMGNAAAYAYVAMEDAIADAGLTPEQVSNPRTGLIAGSGGASTENLINSVDILRERGVKRVGPYQVPRVMSSTVSACLATPFRIKGINYSISSACATSAHCIGNAVEQIQLGKQDVVFAGGGEEEHWTLTMLFDAMGALSSKRNDTPEQASRAYDAGRDGFVIAGGGGMVVVEELEHALARGARILAEVTGYGATSDGHDMVAPSGEGAVRCMQQALATARRPVDYVNAHGTSTPVGDITELGALRTVFGEQAPYINSTKSLSGHSLGAAGVQEAIYSLLMMEEGLIAASANIEQLDDEAAGMPVVRERMDNVTLNAVMSNSFGFGGTNATLIFERYED, encoded by the coding sequence ATGAGACGGGTAGTTATAACGGGGCTCGGCATTACGTCGTGCCTGGGCACCGACCGGGCGTCGGTCATCGACAGTCTGCGTCACGGGCGATCAGGCATCCGCTTCAAGCAGGCCTACGCGGACCTTGGTCTTCGCAGCCAGGTGGCTGGTGTGGTCGACCTTGATATCGAAGGCCGCATCGATCGCAAACAGCGCCGCTTCATGGGCAATGCGGCAGCCTACGCCTACGTCGCCATGGAAGACGCCATCGCCGATGCCGGGCTGACACCGGAACAGGTCTCCAACCCCCGCACGGGGCTGATCGCCGGCTCCGGTGGGGCGTCCACCGAAAACCTGATCAACTCCGTAGATATCCTGCGAGAGCGCGGCGTCAAGCGGGTTGGTCCGTACCAGGTGCCGCGGGTGATGAGCAGCACAGTATCGGCCTGCCTCGCAACCCCGTTCCGCATCAAGGGCATCAACTATTCCATCAGCTCCGCCTGCGCCACCAGTGCACACTGCATCGGCAATGCGGTGGAACAGATACAGCTTGGCAAGCAGGACGTGGTCTTCGCCGGTGGTGGCGAAGAGGAGCACTGGACGCTGACCATGCTGTTCGACGCCATGGGTGCGCTGTCATCGAAGCGGAATGATACGCCTGAGCAGGCCTCACGCGCGTACGACGCCGGTCGGGACGGCTTTGTCATCGCCGGCGGCGGCGGCATGGTGGTGGTCGAAGAGCTGGAACATGCCCTTGCCCGCGGTGCCCGCATACTGGCGGAAGTCACCGGCTACGGTGCCACGTCCGACGGTCACGACATGGTTGCGCCATCCGGTGAAGGCGCAGTCCGATGCATGCAGCAGGCCCTGGCGACAGCGCGTCGCCCCGTCGATTACGTCAATGCCCACGGCACCAGCACACCCGTCGGCGACATCACCGAGCTGGGGGCGCTGCGCACCGTGTTCGGAGAGCAAGCACCATACATCAACTCGACCAAGTCACTCAGCGGTCACTCGCTTGGCGCCGCCGGCGTACAGGAGGCCATCTATAGCCTGTTGATGATGGAAGAGGGATTAATCGCCGCTTCGGCAAACATCGAACAACTGGACGACGAGGCGGCCGGCATGCCTGTGGTGCGCGAGCGCATGGATAACGTCACCCTGAACGCGGTTATGTCCAACAGCTTCGGCTTCGGCGGCACCAACGCCACATTGATTTTTGAACGCTACGAGGATTGA
- a CDS encoding OmpA family protein, producing the protein MPFVRTAVFTLAATVVLAACTTTDPYTGEERTSRATYGAAIGAVAGAVIGGVTGSNSRERRNRALIGAGVGGLSGAAVGGYMDRQEARLRDQLRGTGVSVTRQGDDIILNMPGNVTFGFDSADLRSDFFEVLDSVALVVNEFDQTLIEAAGHTDSTGSAAYNQRLSERRADTVARYLQNRGVDSRRIAAAGFGQDYPIADNSTEAGRQANRRVELTLVPLRQ; encoded by the coding sequence ATGCCGTTTGTCCGTACCGCGGTATTCACCCTGGCTGCCACTGTCGTTCTCGCCGCCTGTACCACCACCGATCCATACACCGGCGAGGAAAGGACCTCCCGCGCCACCTATGGAGCGGCCATTGGAGCCGTTGCCGGTGCGGTGATCGGTGGGGTCACCGGCTCCAACAGTCGCGAGCGACGTAACCGTGCATTGATCGGTGCCGGCGTCGGCGGGCTTTCCGGTGCCGCGGTTGGTGGCTACATGGACCGTCAGGAAGCCAGGCTCCGCGACCAGTTGCGTGGTACCGGCGTCAGCGTTACCCGCCAGGGCGATGACATCATTCTCAACATGCCGGGTAACGTGACCTTCGGCTTCGACAGCGCGGATCTGCGCTCCGATTTCTTCGAGGTGCTGGATTCCGTGGCCCTGGTGGTTAACGAGTTCGACCAGACGCTGATCGAAGCGGCCGGGCATACCGACAGCACCGGGTCCGCGGCCTACAACCAGCGCCTCTCAGAGCGCCGGGCCGATACCGTGGCGCGTTATCTGCAGAATCGCGGCGTGGATTCCCGGCGTATTGCGGCCGCCGGTTTCGGCCAGGATTACCCGATTGCCGACAACAGCACCGAGGCCGGACGCCAAGCCAATCGCCGTGTCGAATTAACGCTAGTGCCTTTGCGTCAGTAG
- the cyoE gene encoding heme o synthase: MGCVVVAEFVDAVEARVSATWRDYYELTKPKVVALLVFTAIVGMVLAAPPAQVPWNALIFGSIGIALASAAAAAINQMVDRQVDARMARTSGRPLPQGVIDTPHAVVFAGGIGLLGLGMLWWLVNPLTAWLTFLSLIGYAFIYTLYLKRATPQNIVIGGAAGAAPPVLGWTAVTNSIDPHALLLFLIIFVWTPPHFWALAIHRREEYAEVNIPMLPVTHGVVFTQVQILLYTVLLVAVSLLPFALQMAGMMYLVGVMALNAGFLYYAIKLRWSADASIPMKAFGYSITYLMGVFGLLLLDHYLPLVQLLWS, from the coding sequence ATGGGGTGCGTGGTAGTGGCTGAATTCGTCGACGCGGTGGAGGCACGGGTGAGCGCGACTTGGCGCGACTATTACGAATTGACCAAGCCCAAGGTGGTGGCACTGCTGGTGTTTACCGCCATCGTGGGCATGGTGCTCGCCGCGCCGCCTGCCCAGGTCCCCTGGAACGCGTTGATCTTCGGGTCGATCGGCATTGCGCTGGCGTCAGCTGCGGCGGCTGCCATCAACCAGATGGTAGATCGCCAGGTGGACGCGCGCATGGCGCGTACAAGCGGTAGACCGCTGCCCCAGGGAGTCATTGATACACCGCATGCTGTGGTTTTTGCGGGTGGAATTGGCCTGCTCGGGCTGGGCATGCTCTGGTGGCTGGTCAACCCGCTGACCGCCTGGCTGACCTTCCTGTCTCTTATTGGCTATGCCTTCATCTACACGCTCTACCTCAAGCGAGCGACTCCGCAAAACATCGTGATAGGTGGTGCGGCAGGCGCGGCACCGCCGGTACTCGGCTGGACTGCGGTGACCAACTCCATTGATCCCCATGCCTTGCTGCTCTTTCTCATCATCTTTGTCTGGACCCCGCCGCATTTCTGGGCCCTGGCGATTCACAGGCGGGAGGAATATGCGGAGGTCAACATACCCATGTTGCCGGTGACCCATGGCGTCGTGTTCACCCAGGTGCAGATATTGCTCTACACGGTGTTGTTGGTCGCAGTCAGCTTGCTGCCATTTGCCCTGCAAATGGCAGGGATGATGTATCTGGTGGGAGTGATGGCACTGAACGCGGGATTCCTCTACTACGCCATCAAGCTGCGCTGGTCGGCGGATGCGTCGATTCCCATGAAGGCTTTTGGCTATTCCATTACCTATCTCATGGGCGTGTTCGGCTTGTTGCTACTGGATCACTACCTGCCACTAGTGCAGTTGCTCTGGAGTTGA
- a CDS encoding COX15/CtaA family protein, whose translation MTGKGFFRLSVSTVGLTLIVILLGAWVRLEDAGLGCPDWPGCYGMLLGVPQTEQAVQLANQAYPERPVHIGKAWKEMIHRYAAGILGLVVFAMAIMAVRNRRDPAQPLRLPLFLGLLIVMQSILGMWTVTWQLKPLVVTLHLLGGMTTISLLWWLTIRQGRFLRPPPTSAVAERLRPWVLAVLALVGVQIALGGWVSTNYAALACTDFPLCHGRLVPEADYSEAFVLWRGLGVDYEFGILDHPARVAIHFTHRIGALIIAAAVLALAIAVWMRLGFQALAGRIAVAMVALLGVQWLLGIGNVVYSLPLAMAVAHNGGAALLLLSVLTLYHTLRPLPAAVANGVRGSG comes from the coding sequence ATGACTGGGAAAGGGTTTTTCCGGCTGTCGGTATCGACGGTCGGGCTGACGTTGATCGTCATCCTGCTTGGCGCCTGGGTGCGCCTGGAAGATGCCGGGCTCGGATGCCCTGACTGGCCAGGGTGCTACGGCATGCTCCTTGGCGTGCCGCAGACCGAGCAGGCCGTTCAACTCGCCAATCAGGCCTATCCGGAAAGGCCGGTCCATATCGGCAAGGCCTGGAAGGAGATGATCCATCGCTACGCGGCGGGGATCCTCGGCCTGGTGGTCTTCGCCATGGCCATCATGGCCGTGCGTAACCGCCGGGATCCGGCCCAGCCCTTGCGTCTGCCGCTGTTCCTCGGCCTGCTCATCGTCATGCAGTCGATCCTCGGCATGTGGACGGTGACCTGGCAGTTGAAACCGCTGGTGGTCACCCTGCATCTGCTTGGTGGCATGACCACAATATCCCTGTTGTGGTGGCTTACGATCCGGCAAGGACGCTTCCTGCGACCGCCGCCGACTAGCGCAGTGGCGGAGCGATTACGCCCCTGGGTACTGGCTGTCCTGGCTCTGGTGGGTGTTCAGATCGCCCTGGGCGGGTGGGTCAGCACCAACTACGCCGCCCTGGCATGTACCGACTTCCCGTTGTGCCATGGGCGGCTGGTGCCCGAAGCCGACTACAGCGAAGCCTTCGTGTTGTGGCGGGGGCTGGGTGTCGATTACGAATTCGGCATACTCGATCATCCCGCCCGTGTGGCCATTCACTTCACGCACAGGATCGGCGCACTGATCATCGCCGCTGCGGTGCTGGCACTCGCCATCGCAGTGTGGATGCGCCTTGGTTTCCAGGCCCTGGCGGGGCGGATCGCCGTGGCCATGGTGGCGCTGCTGGGTGTTCAGTGGCTGCTCGGAATCGGCAACGTGGTGTACAGCCTGCCCCTGGCAATGGCCGTCGCCCACAACGGGGGCGCCGCACTTCTGCTGTTGAGCGTGCTGACGCTCTATCATACCCTGCGTCCTCTGCCTGCTGCGGTCGCCAATGGGGTGCGTGGTAGTGGCTGA
- a CDS encoding SURF1 family protein, with translation MPGFRFRPRVIPTLATLVTFPILLSLGFWQLDRAQQKEASLAAFDARGERAPISLNASVPDPVDDLFREADARGVLDADHQLLLDNQVYRQEAGYHVLTPLLLEGGDAAILVDRGWVPTGRSRRDLPDLPISGAPTALRGHLDHGPPTGIRLGGIADGESGWPLRIQFIDYDELSTRLGYELLPMVLRMDASLPGGFVRQWRPDHPSGFGPERNRGYAVQWFALAAALLVIFIVVNLTRIGKD, from the coding sequence ATGCCCGGCTTCCGCTTCAGGCCACGAGTGATACCGACACTGGCCACGCTGGTTACGTTCCCCATCCTGTTGTCGCTGGGTTTCTGGCAACTGGATCGGGCCCAGCAGAAAGAAGCGAGTCTCGCCGCATTCGATGCGCGGGGAGAGCGGGCGCCGATTTCCTTGAACGCAAGCGTACCCGATCCGGTGGACGACCTGTTCCGCGAAGCTGATGCCCGCGGTGTACTGGACGCCGACCATCAGCTCCTGCTGGACAACCAGGTCTATCGGCAGGAAGCCGGATACCACGTGCTGACACCGCTGCTTCTGGAGGGCGGCGACGCTGCCATTCTCGTCGATCGGGGCTGGGTTCCCACCGGGCGCAGTCGGAGAGACCTGCCGGACTTGCCGATCAGCGGCGCTCCGACGGCGTTACGCGGCCACCTGGATCACGGACCGCCAACGGGCATTCGCCTGGGTGGGATTGCGGATGGCGAATCGGGCTGGCCGCTACGCATCCAGTTCATCGACTACGACGAACTGTCCACGCGGCTCGGTTACGAGTTGCTGCCCATGGTTCTGCGCATGGATGCCAGCTTGCCAGGTGGATTTGTCCGGCAATGGCGACCTGATCACCCGTCAGGTTTCGGGCCGGAACGCAATCGCGGCTACGCGGTGCAATGGTTTGCGCTGGCCGCCGCCTTGCTGGTGATTTTTATCGTGGTCAACCTCACTCGTATCGGGAAAGACTGA
- a CDS encoding twin transmembrane helix small protein — MTILSKILIVLFLIAIVASLASGAFFLIRDQSDSRRVVRALTVRITLSVLLFLILIALVFSGVIQPNNPYGPR; from the coding sequence ATGACTATTCTGAGCAAAATTCTGATCGTGCTGTTCCTCATCGCCATCGTCGCAAGCCTGGCGTCCGGCGCTTTCTTCCTGATTCGCGACCAGAGCGATTCACGCCGCGTGGTCCGCGCCCTGACCGTGCGTATCACTCTCTCGGTGCTGCTGTTCCTGATTCTGATCGCGCTGGTGTTCTCCGGCGTGATTCAGCCGAACAACCCCTACGGACCTCGCTGA
- a CDS encoding cytochrome c oxidase subunit 3 has product MSQSEQQAYYVPHDSRWPVFGVPGMVLLAAGFSGYLNGAGWGMPLMVVGAIITLIMTVMWFRDVIHESVAGKYNTQVDISFRQGMAWFIFSEVMFFGAFFGALFYARVFSIPWLGGEDPATSRFLWDSVTLSWPTAGPGEMFRALEFTPMGAWALPTINTLILLTSGVTLTIAHHAIKENHRKKVIWGLAATVALGALFMSVQIYEYIYAYTDLNLRLDTGIYGSVFFMLTGFHGVHVTIGAIALLVILFRVIRGHFTPDNHFGFEAAAWYWHFVDVVWLLLYVVVYLL; this is encoded by the coding sequence ATGAGTCAATCAGAACAACAGGCGTACTACGTCCCCCACGATAGCCGTTGGCCGGTATTTGGGGTGCCGGGCATGGTGTTGCTCGCCGCCGGCTTCTCGGGGTACCTGAACGGCGCTGGCTGGGGCATGCCGCTGATGGTGGTCGGTGCCATCATCACGTTGATCATGACGGTGATGTGGTTTCGAGATGTGATCCACGAGAGCGTCGCCGGCAAATACAACACTCAGGTGGATATTTCCTTCCGTCAGGGGATGGCCTGGTTCATCTTCTCGGAGGTCATGTTCTTCGGCGCGTTCTTTGGCGCGCTGTTCTACGCCCGTGTGTTCTCGATTCCGTGGCTTGGCGGTGAAGACCCTGCAACCAGCCGCTTCCTCTGGGATTCGGTTACCTTGAGCTGGCCTACCGCCGGACCGGGGGAGATGTTCCGTGCCCTGGAGTTCACCCCCATGGGCGCCTGGGCCCTGCCCACTATCAATACCCTCATCCTGCTGACCTCGGGTGTGACGCTGACCATCGCGCACCACGCGATCAAGGAAAATCATCGCAAGAAAGTGATCTGGGGTCTGGCCGCGACCGTCGCGCTGGGTGCGTTGTTCATGTCGGTGCAGATCTACGAGTACATCTACGCCTACACCGACCTCAACCTGCGGCTTGACACTGGCATCTACGGTTCGGTGTTCTTCATGCTGACCGGTTTCCACGGTGTCCATGTGACCATCGGCGCCATTGCCCTGCTGGTTATCCTGTTCCGCGTCATCCGTGGACACTTCACGCCGGATAACCACTTCGGCTTCGAAGCAGCGGCGTGGTATTGGCACTTTGTCGACGTGGTGTGGCTGCTGCTCTACGTGGTGGTGTACCTGCTCTGA
- a CDS encoding cytochrome c oxidase assembly protein, whose translation MSESRANHTRVVSRMLLLVVGMFAFGFAMVPIYEKFCEVTGFNGFVSTQAAEGPAGAGNVDRTVTVEFVSSVNQRHPWTFRAEESRMEVQPGELYTAYFKVENARGGAGVTQIVPSVAPGTAGRHFKKTECFCFTEQRFDEGETRRMPVTFFIDPALPDRTTTVTLSYTLFDISAGDEPEFDENDASLHVGAR comes from the coding sequence ATGAGTGAGAGCAGGGCCAATCACACGCGCGTAGTCAGTCGCATGCTGCTTCTGGTGGTGGGCATGTTCGCTTTCGGCTTTGCCATGGTGCCCATCTACGAGAAGTTCTGCGAGGTAACCGGCTTCAACGGTTTCGTGTCCACCCAGGCGGCGGAGGGGCCTGCGGGTGCCGGTAATGTGGATCGCACGGTAACCGTCGAATTCGTGTCCAGCGTCAATCAGCGGCATCCATGGACGTTCCGGGCCGAAGAGTCCCGCATGGAAGTGCAGCCGGGTGAGCTTTACACGGCCTACTTCAAGGTGGAGAACGCACGCGGCGGGGCAGGCGTGACTCAGATTGTTCCCAGTGTCGCGCCGGGAACGGCAGGACGCCATTTCAAGAAGACCGAATGCTTCTGTTTTACCGAGCAACGCTTCGATGAGGGGGAGACGCGGCGAATGCCGGTCACCTTCTTCATCGATCCGGCGCTGCCGGATCGCACCACGACCGTCACCCTGTCGTATACCTTGTTCGACATATCCGCAGGGGATGAACCCGAATTCGACGAAAACGATGCCAGCCTGCACGTCGGGGCACGCTGA
- the ctaD gene encoding cytochrome c oxidase subunit I codes for MSSTTHDTHHDDHHHGPPPGITRWLFTTNHKDLGVLYMVFALIMFFVGGGMAMVIRAELFQPGLNLVDPHFFNQMTTMHALVMIFGAVMPAFTGLANWLIPVQIGAPDMALPRVNNWAFWLLPAGFVLLLLTLFLPGGGPAGGWTMYPPLVLQLGDAFPFLIFAVHILGISSIMGSINIVATILNMRAPGMTLMKMPLFVWAWLITAFLIVAVMPVLAGAVTMLLTDQYFGTSFFNAAGGGDPVMFQHIFWFFGHPEVYILILPAFGIVSAIIPTFARKPLFGYSSMVYATASIAFLSFIVWGHHMFSVGMPISGQLFFMYATMLVAVPTGVKIFNWMATMWQGSMTFETPMLFAIAFVILFTVGGLSGVMLALAPVDLQYHDTYFVVAHFHYVLVSGAIFSIMAAVYFWLPKWTGNMYDERLGKWHFWLSAITVNILFFPQHFLGLAGMPRRIPDYALQFAEFNMISSIGGFAFGLSQLIFLWVIIKCVRGGEKASDQVWEGAQGLEWTLPSPAPYHTFEQPPVVK; via the coding sequence ATGAGTTCGACGACTCACGACACGCACCACGACGATCACCACCACGGGCCGCCGCCGGGGATCACCCGTTGGCTGTTCACTACGAACCACAAGGACCTGGGCGTCCTCTACATGGTCTTTGCCCTGATCATGTTCTTCGTGGGTGGTGGTATGGCGATGGTGATCCGGGCCGAGCTGTTTCAGCCCGGGCTGAATCTGGTTGATCCGCATTTCTTCAACCAGATGACCACCATGCACGCCCTGGTGATGATTTTCGGTGCGGTCATGCCGGCATTCACTGGTCTGGCCAACTGGCTGATTCCGGTGCAGATCGGTGCGCCCGATATGGCGCTGCCCCGGGTCAACAACTGGGCGTTCTGGCTGCTGCCGGCGGGCTTTGTCCTGCTGCTGCTGACCCTGTTCCTGCCGGGTGGCGGCCCAGCCGGCGGTTGGACCATGTATCCGCCGCTGGTATTGCAGTTGGGTGATGCCTTTCCGTTCCTGATCTTCGCGGTGCACATTCTTGGTATCTCGTCGATCATGGGGTCGATCAACATCGTTGCCACGATCCTCAACATGCGCGCGCCTGGCATGACCCTGATGAAGATGCCGCTCTTCGTCTGGGCCTGGCTGATTACCGCATTTCTCATCGTGGCGGTGATGCCGGTGCTGGCAGGTGCGGTGACCATGCTGCTCACCGATCAGTACTTCGGGACCAGTTTCTTCAACGCTGCTGGTGGCGGCGATCCGGTGATGTTCCAGCACATCTTCTGGTTCTTCGGGCATCCCGAGGTCTACATCCTGATTCTTCCGGCCTTCGGTATCGTGTCGGCGATCATTCCGACCTTCGCCCGCAAGCCGCTGTTCGGCTACAGTTCCATGGTGTATGCCACCGCGAGCATCGCGTTCCTCAGCTTCATCGTCTGGGGTCACCACATGTTCTCGGTGGGCATGCCCATCTCCGGTCAGCTGTTCTTCATGTATGCCACCATGCTGGTGGCGGTTCCCACGGGCGTGAAGATTTTCAACTGGATGGCCACCATGTGGCAGGGGTCCATGACCTTCGAGACGCCGATGCTGTTCGCCATCGCCTTCGTGATCCTGTTCACGGTGGGTGGTCTGTCCGGCGTCATGCTGGCGCTGGCCCCGGTGGATCTCCAGTACCACGACACCTACTTCGTGGTGGCGCATTTCCACTACGTGCTGGTGTCGGGTGCCATCTTCTCCATCATGGCGGCGGTCTACTTCTGGCTGCCCAAGTGGACCGGCAACATGTATGACGAGCGCCTCGGGAAGTGGCACTTCTGGCTGTCCGCCATCACGGTGAACATCCTGTTCTTTCCGCAGCACTTCCTCGGGCTCGCCGGCATGCCGCGTCGTATCCCGGACTATGCCTTGCAGTTCGCCGAGTTCAACATGATCTCGTCCATCGGTGGCTTTGCTTTCGGCCTGTCACAGCTGATCTTCCTCTGGGTGATCATCAAGTGTGTCCGTGGTGGAGAGAAGGCCAGCGATCAGGTCTGGGAAGGTGCTCAGGGTCTGGAGTGGACGCTGCCCTCGCCGGCGCCCTACCACACCTTTGAACAACCGCCAGTGGTGAAGTAG